A DNA window from Pongo abelii isolate AG06213 chromosome 2, NHGRI_mPonAbe1-v2.0_pri, whole genome shotgun sequence contains the following coding sequences:
- the RETNLB gene encoding resistin-like beta yields the protein MGPSSCLLLILIPLLQLINPGSTQCSLDSIMDKKIKDVLNSLEYSPSPISKKLSCASVKSQGRLSSCPAGMAVTGCACGYGCGSWDVQLEPTCHCQCSVVDWTTARCCHLT from the exons ATGGGGCCTTCCTCTTGCCTCCTTCTCATCCTAATCCCCCTTCTCCAGCTGATCAACCCAGGGAGTACTCAGTGTTCCTTAGACTCCATTATGGATAAGAAGATCAAGGATGTTCTCAACAGTCTAG AGTACAGTCCCTCTCCTATAAGCAAGAAGCTCTCGTGTGCCAGTGTCAAAAGCCAAGGCAGACTGTCCTCCTGCCCTGCTG GGATGGCTGTCACTGGCTGTGCTTGTGGCTATGGCTGTGGTTCATGGGATGTTCAGCTGGAACCCACCTGCCACTGCCAGTGCAGTGTGGTGGACTGGACCACTGCCCGCTGCTGCCACCTGACCTGA